From Triticum aestivum cultivar Chinese Spring chromosome 7B, IWGSC CS RefSeq v2.1, whole genome shotgun sequence:
ctctaataccatgttaggaataagcaacttgtattcccatgaggccataggccgatatatatacatgtacaggtgtggaacatatgcaggaaacgccttatacaacgggataaatacaaaaagggtacatgacttatattataactctaacagttATGACGGGGTAACTTATACCCGGAGGAGGCCCACTGGGAAGGTttagttaggggcttagcccacaagttatcttatttTTATTAGCATCGTGGTTATATAAACAATTGTAAGACTCTTTTGGCAATTAAGCAATAAGACTATTTCTATTGCCCGGCTCcgagaggagccggaaccctaaaccctagccgcctcctgcccttgcgccgcctcctccctcgcgcacgacggcgcccagccgccggcgacCGCGAGCTCGTCCACGCCCAACTCcttccttcccctacaacctccgtCCTAGACCCGGTAGAACCCTAGCTCCTACCAGAAGAACTAAACATTCAGCATTTGAAAAAATGCAACCTGAGAATATTGTAGGCACTCGCACTCGCACATGCCAACTTGAGTTCATTCTGAATTCCTGTTATACACAAATCACCATGGCACAACAAGGCATAACAATTATATGTTCTAACAGGGCTGCGTCGAACAAAAGCGAAGTACACATAAGGGATTTTAAGCCCTTGTGTGGCCCCGAAATGTTCTGCGCCAGGCCCGGTATGCAGCTATCCTTTTGCTGAATCCAAAACCATTTAGATCTCAACTGTCACTGAAGAACAGAAACAGCACGAAAAATGCCACCATCAGATCAGAACTCACGTAAACCTACAGACTGGGAAAGTGCCTCTACTACTATAACGCCACATTTTCATCATTTGTCGTCCTACGATGCCCAACTGAAAGGAGGAAAAGGGGAAGAAAACCGAACGCTGTTGCAAGCCTGTAACCCACTCAGGATACTGTAAGCCTGTAACCCACTCATTAGAACCAACATTTTTCTCTCTCGCAGGATTGGTATGCAGGCACGATTTTTATTTCTGATTCTCCAGTTCTCTCTGTAATCTTGTCTTAGTCTTCAGTGTCAGGTAACTTTAGTTAGCATGAAAAGCAGCACAAcaacatgctcactggttgaatTGAAAGTGGTTTTCACAGATGATTCATGCTTATATGACTACTACTGGGTGGGATATCAATGGTGCATTCATGTTAGCTCCAACAGAAAAGCATTAAAATTACTAGTTTGGTTCAGTTAAGTTGAATCTGAATGTTCAGAAGCATTAAAATATTGGATCCAAATGATAAAGACTATCACTGATTCAATGACATAGCATATCTAATAGGTGTGTCTTGTGGCATCCTTTTGAATTTCTGATGATTCTAATGGATTACGTATGATCTGCGTACGACACTGAATAACAGCCATCAATTGTTAAGATAATACAAAAATCGTACCCAACTTCATCAGTATGGAAAGCAGCTGCGTCTCCTGTAACGGGTTGTCCTCGCTACAATTGCTGCCATCATCCGGGCAACCGCTGGAGCTCATGTTTATCGATGTCACTTAACATTGTGTCACTGTACATATTGTACATTTCATGGATGAACAAAGTCTTCATATTGTTTTGCACTACAATGCTTGTACTTCAACCATACTAACATAGCAAAGAGATGTGCATCATTTGTAGATAAAACTTGAGATACATTCTTCAACAGCCCGGATTTAGTTCCGAACTGGCAAAGGCTTGCTAAACGGACCCAAGCGGTCAGCATAGCTGCGGTACTAAGCAGCTTATTACAATTTACAATACGGCAATAACAATCGATCAAGCTAAGACTTCTCACATCCCATTCTTTTCCTTCTGCGGTCTGAGTACCGAACGCAGACCCTACGCTCACATACCTTCTTCATCTTCTGCTGCATGTATCGCAAGCCATACATGTTGTAGTGCTAGGCTCCACActatttgttgtactactatatTTTTTTGCCTTCCTTCCACGTGCATTGTCGTGTGCATCGGTGCTTCCTAGCATCCGAAGTCATAGGAAACCAATCCTTGCAGCTCCGGGCCGTTCAGCCTGCTGTTGTTCTCGAAGCTGAAAAATAACAGTTATGTCTTATTAGCATTCATCGCATGAACCCACTCACAGAGAAGATGCCATATTTGATATGAGAGCTATCAACTTATGAGTTATGAATGACTCAGCAGTCCGGAAAAAAAACTCATGAGACATGATTTCAAACACCATCATCATAACATTTCTAGCTTATGCAATCATGAAAAACTAGACCATCGCCCTTAAGAATTACAGTACAAATGTCTGAGCTTTTTAGGACTCCAGATGCACATTGGTTCTACAAAACATGCTAGTGGCCTTTGAGATATACCTTCGAAGAGGGAAGCTTGAGAATGGACCATCGACGGGGATCGTCCCACATAAGTCATTGTTAGACAAATCACTGCATGTCACAATGGCTTAAAAGTCAGCAACCATAGAGAATCAACAGCACAACTAAATCCGGTATACATATGTTAAGATGCACACTCACATGACTTTCAGGTTGGAGAGTTTGGCCAGCTCCCGTGGAATTGATCCAGCAAGTTTGTTGTTGTTCAAACGCCTATAAGAAATTGCTTTAGTACTCACTTAGggaaaaatgttcatatatgaattAGGAGAGACAAACTTAGATCCTTTTCATACATTTAATGCTTAACTATGCCAAAAGCAAAATTTTAAATTGCATTTCAGTTTATTCAGAATTATGGGCACAACTTCCCAGCCATTTTGGGTACACCACTTGGACTAAAGAAAGATGCCATGAATTAGGAGTAGTTTTTTTAGAGGGGGCATTTGTACTGTGGAGGAATTAACTTCAATCAGAGGATAATACATACATGAATCTCAGTGAGCTGAGCTTGGAAAGGGACTTGGGGATTCTTCCGGTGAGCTTATTGGCATACAGATCCAAgctgatcaaattcttcagcttgcccaactcTTTTGGGATCTCGCCGTTGAGGTTGTTCCTGTACAGCTCCCTGCAAATCAAGTTCCAATTGAGAAAATCAAACCATTTTGTTCCGTTCGAATAACAGAAACGGTGGAATTCATCATCGTAGGGGCACATACAGGTACTGAAGATTCACAAGGCGGCTGAGCTCGGGGCCGATGGAGCCGGAGACGTTGGAGTTGCCTAAATCCCTGCAGAAGTTTGCCATAAAGAGTGTCAGACAACACGGTTATCCAACCAACAGGATGCAATATTGTTGAACTATGACAGACAGACGCCACAACTACTGATTATGCTTGCAAGTTGTTCTTTTTTATATACAAATCGGCCCTTTTGAATGAACAGTTAGTATGATTATTCAACTAGTATTGCTTAAGCTATCAATCCCTTAAACAAGAAGCAAGTGCAAGACCAAAGATGAAAGACCATGGATATCCTTTGCCGGCACGCAAGCAGCTTGACCTAGTAGTAGTTTAAATCGAGCTTTGTTTCTGGGCTAATCTGAGCAAGCGCTGGGAAACCCTTGAAGATAAAAGCTTGATTGAGCGAGAGGGGAAGGACTGTAGCTTACAGGCGGACGACGCGGCTGGCGCTGTCGCAGGTGACGTGGAACCAGGTGCAGGGGTTGACGAGGGTGGGATCCCAGCTCTGGAGCACGCCGTTGGGGTCCGACAGCCGCATCCGCAGCGCGTACAGCGCGTCCCCCTCCTCGTTGgacgcccgcgccgcgccggccgCCAGGCCCAGGAGCAGGGCGGCGCcgacgaggaggagggaggagggcacgCGGGGCGCCATGGCGGCGAGGAGAGGCCGGGCGCGGGGGGAGGAGGGCGGAGGAGATCgacggagctgctgctgctgctctgctctgctctgctgtagcgtgggaggaggaggacgggTGGTTGTGGAAATGGGAAAGGCGCTGCGTGACCGAGTGGTGTGGTCAATACGGCGAAGGATGGGTACCAAGTCCACGGTCAAACTTTGGACCGAGCACGCGGTGGAATCATTTTATCTGCAAAGGCTCACTGGGGTGGAAGTTGCGTCAGTAATGAAAAGTGACAAGGACAGGAGGtagaaaatgaaaaaggaaagatgGAACGAACCGATCAAAAAGCTTGTACATGGAACTCAAAGATATAATGCAGGCAAAAGCAAATTCATGATCTTAGGAACCATGATGTCGAAGCCATACACATCAGACCTCGCTGAGAATTTCCTACTAGACACGATATACTCAAGGATCCATATAACCACCGCAAGATTAAAATTGAATTGACACCTGAATCGTAAAAAATCTTTAAAATCTCGATAGAACAATTTAGAATTGAAGTCTCAGTGAACATAGTTGTAGAGAAAATAGACCTCAGCTCGAGGCATTTTCTCTGCCCCTTCTTACCCTGAAAAAGTAGGGTCACCGACCAAGCTCTTGGTTGGCATGCATTCGTACACAAGAATCATCTCTTTCTTGTTGAATTTGAAACCCCATAAATCCCTTTTCCCTCTGAATGCAAAACCAAAGTATCCTAATTACATTGCAGTTTTAAAGATTTGCAGTTATTTCAATCTCAGTAGTGAATTCTGCTGAACCTTGAATAGATGATGATGTCAATCTTTTGACGGCAATCTCAATCCCACTAGTTAGTTTTCCCTAAAACCTCGATATCAAGTTCAAAAAGTAAATATCAACTTTTCTTTGGTGGATGAAGAAAGACAAATGTATCTACCCCTCGTTTCACTAAGCACAAATACCTGAAGACTTAAGGGATCTCAAGACTCTTATTTACAATATAGGAAATCAAAAGTGAATATAATATTAGTACATAATGGAACATAACTGATCAAAATTTAGGCTCATGATAGAAAATAACGCCACTATGGAGAACACGTACAATCTAACTAGTGACTAAGCTCCCAGGAAATCCACCCTCCTGGTGAATCGTGGCTGGCGAGCAGGCGATTGTCCCCCTGTCCCGTAGGTCCCAGTTGTCAGGTCGGTTTTTTTTAACCATCAAAAAAAGTTGTCAGGTCGGTTTGCGTCGTGCTATCGCTACCCCCAcacatcctccctctctctatctcttcCTCCAATATCTTGTTCCCGACTCGCCGCCCAACTTCTCACCCATCTGTGGCCGCCACCGGCCATCTCCTCCACCGCCGCAGCCCCCATCTAGATCCGAGTCCAGCAACCCTCGGGCCTATCTCTTCCCAACAAAAAAACCAAGCTGACACCCCGACAAACCCTAGGATTGAGCACCCGTGCTGCATCCGGTTCTTCCCACTGCTCCTCCCACAGCCGTTAGCTCCATGTTGTGTTCTTCTCGCCTTCTCCGCAGCGTGTATGTGCCTTGCGCCGCCCATCGCGACCCCAGTCAAAGGGGATTTTTGATTTGGTATGGGACTGGGTGAGGTGATTGATGACTGAGATTTCTATGGGCGTCTTCCTGCTGTGGGTGGGGGGCGCTTCAGTCGCCGCTGTACGGGCTGGCCGTCCTGGTCTTCTTCCTGTTTCGGCTACCGCTCTCCATCCGGATTGGTGCCTTTCTTTTCTTTCATCGTTGGCTCTTTGGTGATGTTGCGTGGTTCTTGCACACAGGTATGGTTTTTGGCATGGTAGCTATGGAAAGAAAGAAACGGCACGAACGTTGGGCTTCAGTTGACGACGTGGTGCATGCCATTAGGCTTGCATTACATAACTGGAGACTAGCAGGTGCCAAGTGCTTGCTTGGATCGTTAGGGGATCTGTAGATAGACCTCCTGTCCCTTCTTTTTTACATTCTCTTAATTTTATTTATCCTTGCCGTGCGGCAATGTAAATTTTCTACTaccttcttaatcaatgaaatgcTGGTAGTCGCTGGAACTTTCAGAAGAAAAAACTGGGTTGTGATGGTCGTCAGCCGATCATTGTTCGATGGTTTTCCTAATGTGCCCCATGGTGGGGATGTTGGGGCTGAGGGGCAGGTGGATGAGCCTGGTTCTTGTGGTCATGGTGGCAGTGCCGAGGTTCAGGTGTTTACGCCTTATACACAGGAGCTTAATAGTAGCGCTGGAAAATAGTCACCGCTGctgctagttagcagtagcgctgatcCAGGGAAGCGCTATTACTCtgtctatagcagtagcgctggaaaataaaaacacgctactactatgtgGGAACAGACGAGGCCACCGACGATAGCTAGTACCAGCGTTGTACAGAATCCAGCGCCACTACTAATAGtttagtagtagtgttgtattttACTGTGCCGCCACTGCTAAtgggccccacttagtagtagcgcttctccggGAAAGCGCTGCTACTAACTACGGTAGCAGCAGCGTGTTTTGGTAAGCAGCACTACTGCTAGTTGCGGCTGGTGCCACCTTTTCactccctccccctcctcttccccactttgccctctctccccctcctttcccctctccactctccatcattg
This genomic window contains:
- the LOC123159093 gene encoding leucine-rich repeat protein 2 → MAPRVPSSLLLVGAALLLGLAAGAARASNEEGDALYALRMRLSDPNGVLQSWDPTLVNPCTWFHVTCDSASRVVRLDLGNSNVSGSIGPELSRLVNLQYLELYRNNLNGEIPKELGKLKNLISLDLYANKLTGRIPKSLSKLSSLRFMRLNNNKLAGSIPRELAKLSNLKVIDLSNNDLCGTIPVDGPFSSFPLRSFENNSRLNGPELQGLVSYDFGC